NNNNNNNNNNNNNNNNNNNNNNNNNNNNNNNNNNNNNNNNNNNNNNNNNNNNNNNNNNNNNNNNNNNNNNNNNNNNNNNNNNNNNNNNNNNNNNNNNNNNNNNNNNNNNNNNNNNNNNNNNNNNNNNNNNNNNNNNNNNNNNNNNNNNNNNNNNNNNNNNNNNNNNNNNNNNNNNNNNNNNNNNNNNNNNNNNNNNNNNNNNNNNNNNNNNNNNNNNNNNNNNNNNNNNNNNNNNNNNNNNNNNNNNNNNNNNNNNNNNNNNNNNNNNNNNNNNNNNNNNNNNNNNNNNNNNNNNNNNNNNNNNNNNNNNNNNNNNNNNNNNNNNNNNNNNNNNNNNNNNNNNNNNNNNNNNNNNNNNNNNNNNNNNNNNNNNNNNNNNNNNNNNNNNNNNNNNNNNNNNNNNNNNNNNNNNNNNNNNNNNNNNNNNNNNNNNNNNNNNNNNNNNNNNNNNNNNNNNNNNNNNNNNNNNNNNNNNNNNNNNNNNNNNNNNNNNNNNNNNNNNNNNNNNNNNNNNNNNNNNNNNNNNNNNNNNNNNNNNNNNNNNNNNNNNNNNNNNNNNNNNNNNNNNNNNNNNNNNNNNNNNNNNNNNNNNNNNNNNNNNNNNNNNNNNNNNNNNNNNNNNNNNNNNNNNNNNNNNNNNNNNNNNNNNNNNNNNNNNNNNNNNNNNNNNNNNNNNNNNNNNNNNNNNNNNNNNNNNNNNNNNNNNNNNNNNNNNNNNNNNNNNNNNNNNNNNNNNNNNNNNNNNNNNNNNNNNNNNNNNNNNNNNNNNNNNNNNNNNNNNNNNNNNNNNNNNNNNNNNNNNNNNNNNNNNNNNNNNNNNNNNNNNNNNNNNNNNNNNNNNNNNNNNNNNNNNNNNNNNNNNNNNNNNNNNNNNNNNNNNNNNNNNNNNNNNNNNNNNNNNNNNNNNNNNNNNNNNNNNNNNNNNNNNNNNNNNNNNNNNNNNNNNNNNNNNNNNNNNNNNNNNNNNNNNNNNNNNNNNNNNNNNNNNNNNNNNNNNNNNNNNNNNNNNNNNNNNNNNNNNNNNNNNNNNNNNNNNNNNNNNNNNNNNNNNNNNNNNNNNNNNNNNNNNNNNNNNNNNNNNNNNNNNNNNNNNNNNNNNNNNNNNNNNNNNNNNNNNNNNNNNNNNNNNNNNNNNNNNNNNNNNNNNNNNNNNNNNNNNNNNNNNNNNNNNNNNNNNNNNNNNNNNNNNNNNNNNNNNNNNNNNNNNNNNNNNNNNNNNNNNNNNNNNNNNNNNNNNNNNNNNNNNNNNNNNNNNNNNNNNNNNNNNNNNNNNNNNNNNNNNNNNNNNNNNNNNNNNNNNNNNNNNNNNNNNNNNNNNNNNNNNNNNNNNNNNNNNNNNNNNNNNNNNNNNNNNNNNNNNNNNNNNNNNNNNNNNNNNNNNNNNNNNNNNNNNNNNNNNNNNNNNNNNNNNNNNNNNNNNNNNNNNNNNNNNNNNNNNNNNNNNNNNNNNNNNNNNNNNNNNNNNNNNNNNNNNNNNNNNNNNNNNNNNNNNNNNNNNNNNNNNNNNNNNNNNNNNNNNNNNNNNNNNNNNNNNNNNNNNNNNNNNNNNNNNNNNNNNNNNNNNNNNNNNNNNNNNNNNNNNNNNNNNNNNNNNNNNNNNNNNNNNNNNNNNNNNNNNNNNNNNNNNNNNNNNNNNNNNNNNNNNNNNNNNNNNNNNNNNNNNNNNNNNNNNNNNNNNNNNNNNNNNNNNNNNNNNNNNNNNNNNNNNNNNNNNNNNNNNNNNNNNNNNNNNNNNNNNNNNNNNNNNNNNNNNNNNNNNNNNNNNNNNNNNNNNNNNNNNNNNNNNNNNNNNNNNNNNNNNNNNNNNNNNNNNNNNNNNNNNNNNNNNNNNNNNNNNNNNNNNNNNNNNNNNNNNNNNNNNNNNNNNNNNNNNNNNNNNNNNNNNNNNNNNNNNNNNNNNNNNNNNNNNNNNNNNNNNNNNNNNNNNNNNNNNNNNNNNNNNNNNNNNNNNNNNNNNNNNNNNNNNNNNNNNNNNNNNNNNNNNNNNNNNNNNNNNNNNNNNNNNNNNNNNNNNNNNNNNNNNNNNNNNNNNNNNNNNNNNNNNNNNNNNNNNNNNNNNNNNNNNNNNNNNNNNNNNNNNNNNNNNNNNNNNNNNNNNNNNNNNNNNNNNNNNNNNNNNNNNNNNNNNNNNNNNNNNNNNNNNNNNNNNNNNNNNNNNNNNNNNNNNNNNNNNNNNNNNNNNNNNNNNNNNNNNNNNNNNNNNNNNNNNNNNNNNNNNNNNNNNNNNNNNNNNNNNNNNNNNNNNNNNNNNNNNNNNNNNNNNNNNNNNNNNNNNNNNNNNNNNNNNNNNNNNNNNNNNNNNNNNNNNNNNNNNNNNNNNNNNNNNNNNNNNNNNNNNNNNNNNNNNNNNNNNNNNNNNNNNNNNNNNNNNNNNNNNNNNNNNNNNNNNNNNNNNNNNNNNNNNNNNNNNNNNNNNNNNNNNNNNNNNNNNNNNNNNNNNNNNNNNNNNNNNNNNNNNNNNNNNNNNNNNNNNNNNNNNNNNNNNNNNNNNNNNNNNNNNNNNNNNNNNNNNNNNNNNNNNNNNNNNNNNNNNNNNNNNNNNNNNNNNNNNNNNNNNNNNNNNNNNNNNNNNNNNNNNNNNNNNNNNNNNNNNNNNNNNNNNNNNNNNNNNNNNNNNNNNNNNNNNNNNNNNNNNNNNNNNNNNNNNNNNNNNNNNNNNNNNNNNNNNNNNNNNNNNNNNNNNNNNNNNNNNNNNNNNNNNNNNNNNNNNNNNNNNNNNNNNNNNNNNNNNNNNNNNNNNNNNNNNNNNNNNNNNNNNNNNNNNNNNNNNNNNNNNNNNNNNNNNNNNNNNNNNNNNNNNNNNNNNNNNNNNNNNNNNNNNNNNNNNNNNNNNNNNNNNNNNNNNNNNNNNNNNNNNNNNNNNNNNNNNNNNNNNNNNNNNNNNNNNNNNNNNNNNNNNNNNNNNNNNNNNNNNNNNNNNNNNNNNNNNNNNNNNNNNNNNNNNNNNNNNNNNNNNNNNNNNNNNNNNNNNNNNNNNNNNNNNNNNNNNNNNNNNNNNNNNNNNNNNNNNNNNNNNNNNNNNNNNNNNNNNNNNNNNNNNNNNNNNNNNNNNNNNNNNNNNNNNNNNNNNNNNNNNNNNNNNNNNNNNNNNNNNNNNNNNNNNNNNNNNNNNNNNNNNNNNNNNNNNNNNNNNNNNNNNNNNNNNNNNNNNNNNNNNNNNNNNNNNNNNNNNNNNNNNNNNNNNNNNNNNNNNNNNNNNNNNNNNNNNNNNNNNNNNNNNNNNNNNNNNNNNNNNNNNNNNNNNNNNNNNNNNNNNNNNNNNNNNNNNNNNNNNNNNNNNNNNNNNNNNNNNNNNNNNNNNNNNNNNNNNNNNNNNNNNNNNNNNNNNNNNNNNNNNNNNNNNNNNNNNNNNNNNNNNNNNNNNNNNNNNNNNNNNNNNNNNNNNNNNNNNNNNNNNNNNNNNNNNNNNNNNNNNNNNNNNNNNNNNNNNNNNNNNNNNNNNNNNNNNNNNNNNNNNNNNNNNNNNNNNNNNNNNNNNNNNNNNNNNNNNNNNNNNNNNNNNNNNNNNNNNNNNNNNNNNNNNNNNNNNNNNNNNNNNNNNNNNNNNNNNNNNNNNNNNNNNNNNNNNNNNNNNNNNNNNNNNNNNNNNNNNNNNNNNNNNNNNNNNNNNNNNNNNNNNNNNNNNNNNNNNNNNNNNNNNNNNNNNNNNNNNNNNNNNNNNNNNNNNNNNNNNNNNNNNNNNNNNNNNNNNNNNNNNNNNNNNNNNNNNNNNNNNNNNNNNNNNNNNNNNNNNNNNNNNNNNNNNNNNNNNNNNNNNNNNNNNNNNNNNNNNNNNNNNNNNNNNNNNNNNNNNNNNNNNNNNNNNNNNNNNNNNNNNNNNNNNNNNNNNNNNNNNNNNNNNNNNNNNNNNNNNNNNNNNNNNNNNNNNNNNNNNNNNNNNNNNNNNNNNNNNNNNNNNNNNNNNNNNNNNNNNNNNNNNNNNNNNNNNNNNNNNNNNNNNNNNNNNNNNNNNNNNNNNNNNNNNNNNNNNNNNNNNNNNNNNNNNNNNNNNNNNNNNNNNNNNNNNNNNNNNNNNNNNNNNNNNNNNNNNNNNNNNNNNNNNNNNNNNNNNNNNNNNNNNNNNNNNNNNNNNNNNNNNNNNNNNNNNNNNNNNNNNNNNNNAGCCAACTAAGAATTCAAAGTTAATGTTAATTTCAGATGTTGCCAATTATGAGAAACAGCAAAACCAAATCAATTGTTATTACAGGCCATTCCATAGGAGGAGCCATAGCTTCTCTATGCAGCCTTTGGCTTTTGGCATATCTCCAACACATATCTTCTTCTATCTCAGTTCTTTGCATAACTTTCGGTTCACCAATGCTTGGGAATCAGTCATTTTCCAATGCCATTCTCAAAGAAAGATGGGGTGCCAACTTCATTCACATGGTAACAAAGCATGACATCATGCCAAGGATTCTCTTTGCACCTACAATGCCTCACATTGCTCAACTCAATTCCTTGCTTCAATTTTGGCAATTTTCTATGGCTAATCCAAGCTCTCTTGGGAACCTTGCGATGCAAGTAACTGACGGGGACAAAGCTGAGTTGTTCAGCTTTGTCACGACTTACTTGCATCATGCAGCTACCCAAGAGGGAGTCGAAGGGTTCTTTCGTCCCTTTGGGAGCTTCCTTTTTGTTTCGGACGAAGGAGCAGTGTGTGTGGAGAGTTCTGCCGCAGTTATAAAGATGATGCACTTGATGTTTGTAACAAGTTCTCCAGATTCTAGTATTGAAGATCATCTAAAGTATGGAGATTATGTCAATAAATTGTCATTGCAATTCTTGAGCAAGAAATTGTCATTGCAAGGGATTGTTCCTAATTGTAGCTATGAAGCAGGGCTTGAATTGGCACTCCACTCTTCAGGGATAACAAGACAGGTAAAAAACATTTTTTCCTTTCATTGATAGTTTGCATTGGAAGAAAGTGGTTTAACTGAACAATTACCTTTTTTTCAACTGATAGCAACCGGCTTTCGAGCCGGCCAAGGAGTGCCTTAAGGAGGCTAGGAGAGCAGGTCCATCGCCGGCGCTGAAGGCTGCTCGGCTTGCAATTACCTTATCCAAATTTGTACCTTACAGGGCAGAAATAGAATGTTACAAAGCTTGGTGTGATCAACAGAGTGATCAAATGGGATACTATGATTTGTTCAAGAGGAGAGGCTCTTCAAAAAGGGAAATGAAGGTCAACATGAACCGTATCAAGCTTGCAAGGTTCTGGAACAATGTGGTTGACATGCTGGAGAGGAATGAGCTGCCTTATGACTTTGAGTTGCGAGCAAAATGGATCAACGCTTCGCATTTTTATAAGCTGCTTGTAGAGCCATTGGACATTGCTGAGTATTATGGCAAAGGGAAGCAGAAAACAAATGGACATTACATAAAACATGGCAGGGAGAAGAGGTATGAGATTTTTGATAGGTGGTGGAAGGATAGTGTGGCTGCTAAGGAAGAAAATAGTGAGAGGAGCAAGTTTGCGAGTTTGACGCAAGATTCGTGCTTTTGGGCGAGGGTGGAGGAAGCCAGAGATTGCTTGGATAGTATTAGAAGTGAGAGTGATACAACCAAGCTTGCTTTGTTGTGGCAAAGCATTGACAAGTTTGAGAAATACTCAATGGAACTTATTGAAAATAAGGAAGTGTCTCTTGATGTTCTTGCTAAGAACTCAAGCTATAgtatatggttggaagatttaaGAGAACTGAGAGAATTGAAAACTAAGGAGAAGAAGTTTTCAAACCACTTCAACCCTTTTATGGATGGGGAAGTAATTCCTTagtacttttttctttttaagggAATAAATGACTTTAGAATTTTGTAATATATGTCTTATAAATGGAACCATAAGACTATTTTATCTATCAGATACCAATCTTTACCTTTGATCTGCACAATTCAACATTTTTTAAGTAACATGGTAGTTTTCAACAATATTGTTGACCACAGAGTAAGTACAAGTCAAAGCAGCACATTGAGGAACCAAAAAATGAATGGTAAAATTCCATCTATTATAGTATTGTTCTTCAAActtgtgaggaattacattaaaCCTTACCATTTTGCGTATCAATGTTCCTAACTGGTCCCTTAAACCATTTTCTTGCATCTACAACCCACCAAAGCATTATAAGGCCTAAAACTACACCCAAAGCAACTGGTGCATAATTGAAAGTATCCCAAGTTATAGGGTACAATGTTGGCAAAAGGAACACAGAACAAGTGTAACAAATCCACAGAAATGCAATCAAGCAAATTGGTCTTCCAGCTTTTCCTAAGTAAAAGGGTCCAGGCTTGAAGTTCTTTTCAGGCATAACCATTCTTGCAAATATTGGAACTGCATAGCCACCAACCCATCCGATTGTGCATATCGAAGTTATGGCAGTGAAAACTACATTGACCTTTAGGATTGGGAGGCCAAGAAGGATGCAGATTCCTGCACAAAGCCATACAGCGTTCGAGGGAACCTTGCGCTTCGGGTGTAGCTTTCGCCATAAGGACGAAAATGGGACTCCATTGTCTCTAGACAAAGCATAAACCTGAAAAATTGTTTTGAGATACACCATAATAATGGTTAGGACTATGAAGGGATAAAGTACTTCATTTTTTTCCAGAACATTATGACTCAAAtctaaagaagaaaacaaaaaagttcTAATACTTGCTTCGCTTGCAATCCAAGATATTGCTAACTAAAGGAGAAATTCCAAGATTCTTctataaaaaatactatttaagATAAGAGTTTAAGTCAGTGGCGCGCTACATCTTAAATATCATTCTCTTATTGATTGTAACCATATCCATATTTTCTTGTAAATTGATTTGTGCAAGCTTGTGATACCATGCAGGTTTCCGaatcaaacaaacaaaaagaGGAAGTGTCATACTTACAACTCTAGCAGCACTTGTAGTGATTGAAAGTCCACCAAAAAAGAATGAACCCCAAATGATAAATAGTAGAATGATTGCTCCAATAGAATTGTGATATCTTCCATGGAATGCATCATAGAGTATTTGTGCTGGCACAAATACTCCAGCAGTCTCATTGTTTGTATCATAAAGGTAACTGAAATTCTGAAGAGAATAGAAAAGTTGCTGTTACTATCATCCTTTGTATTAAATCCTGTATGGTTTATTCTAAATCAACAAGAGATAAGACAACTTAAAATTACTATCAAGTCCCTCACACAACAGGCataacaaaataaaggaagaaagaaaaaaaaaaaacaaaagcagTGTCTCTCTCTTGTATATGTAAATAGGTCAACTAAATTATATGTTCATGATGCTTGTTACTACTAGATTGAAGTTGGgtatatatagatagatatacCTGAATGCTGAATGTAAGTGCAAGAATATAAGCCCAACCAAAGACTGAAATCATGCCAATGCTGCCAAGTATGGCAATAGGTCCATTCTTGTCAGCACCTTTGGTTTCTTCAGTTAAATGTGCTGCAGCATCATATCCAAAGAGGGAATACTGGCTCACAAGAAATGCAAGAATCACAGCATATGGTTTGCTTGTAATTCCAGTTGATTCAGGTGCCAACTCCAAGTGTGTGAATACATATGAAGCAGATTGTGTAGTAAGTGATACCAGAGGTAGCATGATCACAATCACTATTCCCCCAATAAGCTgataccaaaaataaaataaatgagtgaTTTTACTCTTAATATACCATGAAAATCTCTTAACTTTAATTTATAGTACATGAAGCTTCATTTGTTTATAACATGCAAATCTAGAAGTAGATTTAGGCTTTAATCAAATTGAGAGTGTGTAcaacttttttttaaaagtagTTGTTAAGTTTTAGAACAATACTTTGAGGCAAAACAATAAGTATAAATAGAATTAGCTCCTTATTTGTTCATTAACACAGAGGCACAAAAATTATTAAAAGCTTTAGTTTTGAGAATATGGGCTTTAGACAGAAAAAAGAGAcaactagagagagagagagaatggataATATCGGTATAAagaatacatatatttatatacaaatatataatgacTGATTTTGGTAACTGATTTTTTGTGTGCACATAATATTTTTGTACTATGAAATAGTATAATAGAAAATCCCTAATCCTATCCAGATGAGGAAACAATCATAAatggtaaaaataaaatttttaaaatataacaaaCATGCTTAAAGTACCTGCCACCATATTGAAATCATATCTATCAAGGCAATCACTTCCAATGCAAATGTGTTGAGAGCTGCCCATATGACAGTTAAGCCAATATACATACACAAGAATAACCATTTTGGAGCAAAGTACCCTCCACCTTTATGTGTTCCTGTTGAGAGTAAGATTATACTCTGCAATGTTTGTGATCCTGCATATGCCTGTTTTTCAACCATGAAAACATTCAGTTACAAATGTAAAACATTCTgtaatattatatttatatagtcTTTGAGTAGAAACTTCAAATTTCTTCAACCAAAGTGCAATTAAATACCTGAGTTCCAATCCCAGCAATAAGTCCTATGGTCTCAAGCCAAGCACAGCACCATGAAGAAAATGGTCCCCATTTCGGACCGGCTAAATGCGCAGCCCAAAAGTACAAAGAGCCAGTTGTCTGTTGTATTGCATTTAAGTGAAAGTTAGTTTTTGTGAACTAATTTGCAATGACAGATgcagaaaattttagaaatgaaGGCAAATATAATGCATACACTCTTGATTTCATTACAAAACATATTTAATTTGTTCAAACATAATTGATTAAGTTCCAAATTTGAAATTGGGAAAAGCATGATCTTTAAGCCAATGATACCAGTAGAAACCAGATTTTATCAATCTCAAACCAACCTTAACAAACTGAGAAATTATGTATCTTCATAATAGTTTCTCTTAAGCATATTTCTTAACActaaatgaagaagaaaaaattgtCACTATTTAACATTTCAAGAAGTTGAAAGTATCTATTTTTTTACTTCATTATAGGATTTTAGAATATCCAAGATGCTATATCATTCATTACAAGACAGAAATAATACCAAATTGAAGAATGAAGTTACAAACCGGGAAAGATGAACAAATCTCAGCCATTGCAATCCCAACAAACCAAGTGAAGAAAGAAACCACCACCCATCCCCATACAAGAGATGCAGGCCCTGCATATTGAAGGCTGGAACCATATAGAGGAGTGATTCCTGTGAATAGGGTCATTGTTGAAAATGATATTGCCAGTGTTTTGAACATAGTCTGCACCATAAATTGGACAACATTCAACACACTTATTAACCTTTTTCTCTAAATCATGGAGAGTTAATATTACAATAATAAAACATCAAATGAAAAAGGAGTTTACAAATAGGGAAatactaaaaagaaaaaaaaaattctgtaTCTCAGATTACTTTTGTGATAAGATGATAAGATCATGCATAATATTAAAAATTCTATCACAAAAAATCCTTGTTACCCCAGAATTTCATCATAAGggcaaaaaaagaaaattacaaataaaaacaTCTACACATAATTCAAGCTTCTCCgaaatctattttgaaaaaagaaaaagtaggatcaAGAATATTCAAGAAGATGAAATAACTAACCATTTCTCTTCTAAGTTCTTGCTTGTAACCAAGCTCATTGAGCCTCTTCTCTGCTGCATCCATAGTTGTGTCTCCTGTGAATTCAGACCCCATTGAACCCGGGTTTCTGTATGTTGAGGGGTGTCCTTTCTGAACTcaataagaacaaaaacaaaggcAAAATGATCTTGCAACAGAGTTCATAaatataaagaataaaagaataataaaaagaatgaaatgGGTTAGTAAATGAGGTTTGACTAGTCCCTCCACTGTTGTAGCTGAAAGTTTCAaacttctttatctttgcctTAAGAATTTCAAACGAAACAAACTATAGTAGTAGTTGCAATGTTTGAATTTTATCCGATATTTTCTCATGATTAGTCTCTACTCATGCATCACCCTTTACTCTCATTACACGAACACTCAATAATAAGCTATCATGCACcgacacggacacgggacacgacacgatacgcgaattttaaaattttatatgatactattttttaaataaattataatgattttttatattttattactgttaaaatataaaataattttaactgtttttaatgtctttttttaactatataaaagtatctaaaatattttttgttttaataaattataatatatattatttctaaactcatttcaaCAATATATATTAAGAACAAGGCTGGATATGCGGacacgtgatgatatttaggtgtgtccaggcgtgttcggagaagaattttttattttttattaagacacggttggacacagcacACATCCGTGTCgaacgagtgtcggtgagtgtcgtgtccaaaatATGTCCGACACACGGATACGATAACTCAAAAAAGTGCCTGCTTCATAGataataagagaaaaaaaatcatttgatactcatgaattttttttttttttgagttgatTTCAATTGGTGGGTTATTGCAACTTGCATGTGAATGCATCTGCTTAGAGCCTCAATAAATAAGGCAACTTATTATAATCGTTTTCTGTTTGAAATAGCCAACTCAGTTTCCAGTAACTTGTCGCTTTGTAACTTGACTCGTTGACTTTTCCTTCGTTGACAATTATTAATTATATGATGATGAAAATATAGAAATAGAATCCATGATTCTTACTTTGGCGTTTAAGCTAATGGGATTCCAACACCTGTATGTGCATATTACTTCATTGTAGCCAAAAACTGAATAGAACCTCATTATCATACATTTTATTTATCTaaaatactatttatatattaaaatcctCCATTAAAATCAGTTTCtaatatacataaatacatataagatttaatttatttatattataacatatattttataaaacAAACTACAAAATACTATTACAAACACACAAATATATTTTATCCAAGATTATAAGTCCAGAAATACAACATAGCAAATTATAATCcattaaataaaatcttaaaatacaacttccattctaaaaaaaaagcaataagatATAATCTTTAACATTAAGTATTCTTTGATGGTCAGCATACTCAGCAAGAGAAATCATAATTGCTTTATATACATAGAAGGAGAGAAAATCAAGCaactatttcaaaatcaaaccctaACTATTTCAAAATTATAAACCATATATGTCTAATTGCTTTAGATACAtaaaaggagagaaaatcaaAATTATACAACACAGTGAGTAGAGAAGACTGAATAATAGGGTTAGGATTTTTTTAATTGGTAAGATTACTAAAAAACCCACCTATGTTAGAAATAAAGTAAGGTTATTTAAGAAATTTCAAACATTCCGGGAATTATCGGGGatggggcggggatccccgctcgggtccccgcgcctgTCTCGGGGAAAttttgctccccatccccatccccacgGGAAAATTTCCCCACCAACGGGGCCCCATTCGGGGCGGTCCCCGCAGGGATCCCCGCCTCCTGGGGATTTTTGACACCCCTATTACCAACCCACATCATTCATTTGTGCGGTTAACAAAATGGCATGAATGCTAGCTAGGATTTGGAGATAGTAGCTGCAAAATGGAAATATAGTTTAATTACAAGAATAAACAAAATCGTTTACTTTTCTCCACGTGTGATTTTATTTGCCAGGTTTTATGTGTAAACTTAAACGTGTTTAGCTGCCGCCTGGAAAATTGGGCAGTTTGGAGTTTCCGAATATAATATAGTAACAATAATATCCAACTGGCTAAGGTGAGAGAATCCATCTACTAATTCTAATAAATAtcaagttaattttaattttatatctcTATATACGAtgttctattaaaaaaataattaactaatttttccatgagaaaattatttaaaataatgaatttaaaaaGTTGTTATTATTGNNNNNNNNNNNNNNNNNNNNNNNNNNNNNNNNNNNNNNNTTAATCAGTCTTTAAtcagatttaaataatatttaattattttttttagtgtAACATGTTCCTATTTTATAGATACATATCTATAATTAGATGTCACCAAAAATATctataattagattttaatttaaatttaaattttaaaacccaCCCACTTTATTGGTGGTTAGATGACTTTGCTTTACTTTCGTAACTTCAGGTAACAGATACAGTTTTTTAAATTCCTTATTCTACGGAACATTCACACGCATTAGTGAATTCCAAACCAAAAAGGACGCTGCCAGCTGAATTCTCCATCTCGTCTTCATTGGTGAAGACCATCACCACCTTCCAGCTGAAGCACTCTCTCATTTTGCATTGATGAAAGGTATCATTATTTTCCACACATGTGTTTatgtaatttgttaagaaatattATGTTcaacatttttaattatattttaatttaaacataaaaacaCTCTGATAGTATGATATTTTATAACACATCTGATAGTatgatatttttaattatttttcgaTTATAACACATCTGATAGTataatattttatacaaaatatttttaaaacacatctaaaatcagTCAACTtttaataatacaatataaatgttaataatacaattatgaatggtcgaatataattatatacataaactaaaatattttcaattgtagtttctttttcaattg
The DNA window shown above is from Arachis ipaensis cultivar K30076 chromosome B08, Araip1.1, whole genome shotgun sequence and carries:
- the LOC107612564 gene encoding lipase-like PAD4 isoform X1, whose protein sequence is MVLDEASSFETSEDLATCLATSPIISESWRLCSVANATAARSFVAENGGGDGEVVYVALSGVQMAEGTESSWRRLVALESIGGESLFSMHRKREEEEVVMVHAAIFDLFSSFFVSFRNQMLPIMRNSKTKSIVITGHSIGGAIASLCSLWLLAYLQHISSSISVLCITFGSPMLGNQSFSNAILKERWGANFIHMVTKHDIMPRILFAPTMPHIAQLNSLLQFWQFSMANPSSLGNLAMQVTDGDKAELFSFVTTYLHHAATQEGVEGFFRPFGSFLFVSDEGAVCVESSAAVIKMMHLMFVTSSPDSSIEDHLKYGDYVNKLSLQFLSKKLSLQGIVPNCSYEAGLELALHSSGITRQQPAFEPAKECLKEARRAGPSPALKAARLAITLSKFVPYRAEIECYKAWCDQQSDQMGYYDLFKRRGSSKREMKVNMNRIKLARFWNNVVDMLERNELPYDFELRAKWINASHFYKLLVEPLDIAEYYGKGKQKTNGHYIKHGREKRYEIFDRWWKDSVAAKEENSERSKFASLTQDSCFWARVEEARDCLDSIRSESDTTKLALLWQSIDKFEKYSMELIENKEVSLDVLAKNSSYSIWLEDLRELRELKTKEKKFSNHFNPFMDGEVIP
- the LOC107612565 gene encoding amino-acid permease BAT1 homolog, which codes for MGSEFTGDTTMDAAEKRLNELGYKQELRREMTMFKTLAISFSTMTLFTGITPLYGSSLQYAGPASLVWGWVVVSFFTWFVGIAMAEICSSFPTTGSLYFWAAHLAGPKWGPFSSWCCAWLETIGLIAGIGTQAYAGSQTLQSIILLSTGTHKGGGYFAPKWLFLCMYIGLTVIWAALNTFALEVIALIDMISIWWQLIGGIVIVIMLPLVSLTTQSASYVFTHLELAPESTGITSKPYAVILAFLVSQYSLFGYDAAAHLTEETKGADKNGPIAILGSIGMISVFGWAYILALTFSIQNFSYLYDTNNETAGVFVPAQILYDAFHGRYHNSIGAIILLFIIWGSFFFGGLSITTSAARVVYALSRDNGVPFSSLWRKLHPKRKVPSNAVWLCAGICILLGLPILKVNVVFTAITSICTIGWVGGYAVPIFARMVMPEKNFKPGPFYLGKAGRPICLIAFLWICYTCSVFLLPTLYPITWDTFNYAPVALGVVLGLIMLWWVVDARKWFKGPVRNIDTQNGKV